A single region of the Liolophura sinensis isolate JHLJ2023 chromosome 9, CUHK_Ljap_v2, whole genome shotgun sequence genome encodes:
- the LOC135475661 gene encoding fibrillin-3-like: MANSMEVVLFQLVALNVWVMVALKRAPDTYGESTELLTQSGEVFAPLDEVLTPSDNMLDSSKEMFVASDDMLSTNKGAFVFWPDGTEGSGSENPRQDRLFRDCAEPQIPCSHVCYQLTTETQICDCYSGYILTPDGHTCRDFDECAAGLCGDNGDCINTPGSFVCICYEGYSIGSDNMCTDDDECGIYVEICDINRTCINVPGSYHCQCNTGLEETPDGCQDKDECSLNQCGLYANCTNTLGSYRCTCFTGYVWTDGMYCADFNECGGRDVCDDTEVCINYPGSYVCACQSGSRRTDSGCEDIDECLDFPCPKNVTCTNLLGGYSCDCLDGFGFVGGSCQDVDECEQKSACPPDRACVNNHGSFSCPCREGFTGNDTHCLDVDECINARSACDKHAHCGNVMGSYFCQCNKGYSGTGLVCYDIDECRLWNGGCEQLCVNIPGSFYCDCREGYAVRGEEACKDVDECLEKNGGCDQACLNTVGSHTCSCSGGFQLNLDNHTCSDKNECQIMNGGCHSLCINTDGSYHCACPENQVISDDNVTCKDITSCKSHNGGCDHICTELSPLGFKCDCFSGYKLREDGRSCEDIDECATVNGGCEHTCLNDLGGYTCACRTGYDVSPSNKYKCHALCEPKCGNSGVCRAPNKCACPAGYPGPGCSAMCSPPCTHGGTCLRWNKCVCPRGYTGTGCLTAVCSPGCQNGGKCVAPDVCHCTVRYTGDRCQTASCIPPCQNGGLCSTNNACICQEGYRGLRCEKSSTACARPCLNGGRCEEETGCVCRPGYVGSRCQIALRVECRPPCINGGTCHRGNRCECVPGTSGYRCEERQCSIVTFQKPFRLGRRKAVAEMYTVPCGRFGWEECTAYRLVQKHVYVTSYRVGYKREC; the protein is encoded by the exons ATGGCGAACAGCATGGAGGTGGTACTATTTCAGCTGGTGGCCTTAAATGTTTGGGTAATGGTTGCACTGAAAAGAGCTCCAGATACGTATGGAGAATCTACAGAACTTCTGACA CAATCCGGCGAAGTCTTTGCGCCTTTGGATGAAGTCTTAACGCCATCAGATAACATGCTGGATAGCTCGAAAGAAATGTTTGTTGCCTCAGATGACATGTTGTCCACGAACAAGGGCGCCTTTGTGTTTTGGCCAGACGGTACCGAAGGATCGGGTTCAG AAAACCCCAGACAGGATCGGTTGTTTCGAGACTGTGCTGAGCCGCAAATACCTTGTTCCCACGTGTGCTATCAACTCACCACAGAAACGCAGATCTGTGACTGTTACTCTGGCTATATTCTTACACCTGACGGTCACACGTGTAGAG ATTTTGACGAATGCGCGGCCGGACTGTGTGGGGATAATGGAGATTGCATCAACACCCCGGGCTCGTTTGTCTGCATCTGTTATGAAGGCTACAGTATTGGGTCTGATAATATGTGTACAG ATGATGACGAATGTGGGATTTACGTCGAAATCTGTGATATCAACAGGACGTGCATAAATGTACCAGGGTCATACCACTGTCAATGTAACACGGGACTGGAAGAGACCCCTGACGGCTGCCAAG ACAAAGACGAATGTTCCCTTAACCAGTGTGGACTTTACGCTAACTGCACAAATACTTTGGGCTCGTACCGTTGCACCTGCTTTACCGGATACGTTTGGACGGATGGGATGTATTGCGCAG ATTTTAACGAATGTGGAGGCCGAGATGTCTGTGACGATACGGAAGTGTGTATCAATTATCCGGGTTCCTACGTTTGCGCATGTCAAAGTGGGTCGCGCAGAACAGATTCTGGCTGTGAAG ATATTGATGAATGTCTCGATTTCCCTTGCCCTAAGAATGTAACCTGCACGAATCTGCTAGGCGGGTACAGCTGTGATTGCTTGGACGGCTTTGGGTTTGTGGGCGGCTCCTGTCAAG ATGTGGATGAGTGTGAACAAAAGAGTGCGTGCCCTCCTGACCGCGCATGCGTGAATAACCACGGTTCCTTTAGTTGTCCGTGTCGGGAAGGCTTCACAGGGAACGACACACACTGCTTGG ATGTCGACGAATGCATCAACGCACGTTCCGCATGTGACAAGCATGCGCATTGCGGGAATGTTATGGGATCGTACTTTTGCCAGTGTAACAAAGGATACAGCGGAACTGGACTAGTATGCTACG ACATAGACGAGTGCCGTTTATGGAATGGCGGCTGTGAACAGCTATGTGTAAATATACCCGGAAGCTTTTACTGTGACTGCCGAGAAGGTTACGCTGTCAGGGGAGAGGAAGCGTGTAAAG ATGTAGACGAGTGCTTGGAGAAAAATGGAGGATGTGACCAGGCCTGTCTTAACACCGTAGGGTCACACACCTGTAGCTGTTCTGGTGGCTTTCAACTTAACCTGGATAACCACACATGCTCAG ataaaaacGAATGTCAGATAATGAATGGAGGGTGCCACTCGCTCTGCATCAATACAGATGGAAGCTATCACTGCGCATGCCCGGAAAACCAGGTTATCTCAGATGACAATGTCACGTGCAAAG ACATCACTAGTTGCAAATCCCATAATGGCGGCTGTGATCACATTTGTACAGAATTATCTCCACTTGGATTTAAGTGTGACTGTTTCAGTGGCTACAAACTACGCGAAGATGGACGGTCATGTGAAG ATATCGACGAATGTGCAACTGTCAATGGTGGATGTGAACATACTTGCTTGAATGATCTCGGTGGTTATACCTGCGCATGTCGGACCGGATATGACGTATCGCCTAGCAACAAGTACAAATGTCATG CACTGTGTGAGCCGAAATGTGGAAACTCTGGAGTATGCAGAGCTCCAAACAAGTGCGCATGTCCTGCGGGATATCCGGGACCCGGATGTTCTG CGATGTGCTCTCCCCCTTGTACCCATGGAGGCACGTGTTTAAGGTGGAACAAGTGTGTTTGTCCCCGGGGCTACACTGGCACCGGATGCCTTACAG CTGTGTGCTCACCTGGTTGTCAGAACGGAGGGAAATGCGTCGCCCCGGATGTCTGTCACTGTACTGTTCGGTACACGGGCGATCGCTGCCAAACAG CTAGCTGCATCCCACCTTGCCAAAATGGCGGCTTGTGTTCGACGAACAATGCGTGTATTTGTCAAGAGGGATATCGTGGACTCCGATGTGAGAAAT CTTCTACAGCTTGTGCCCGACCTTGCTTGAACGGTGGACGTTGTGAAGAGGAGACCGGATGTGTTTGTCGACCTGGATATGTGGGCTCTCGATGCCAGATAG CACTGCGTGTTGAGTGTCGTCCTCCGTGTATAAATGGCGGCACGTGTCACCGTGGCAACCGATGTGAATGTGTTCCTGGAACTAGTGGATACCGATGTGAAGAACG ACAGTGTTCCATCGTAACATTTCAAAAGCCATTTAGACTAGGTCGTCGCAAAGCTGTGGCGGAGATGTATACGGTACCGTGTGGGAGGTTTGGTTGGGAAGAGTGTACAGCTTACAG GCTGGTTCAAAAACATGTCTATGTGACAAGTTATCGTGTTGGATACAAGCGAGAGTGCTGA
- the LOC135475664 gene encoding homeobox protein Mix.1-like, with product MDIVSAARILYYRNTNTQQRYANRRTSPETPAVPRLYTRTLLRQQELEILKLVFAACHYPDKVVVESLSQQLNVPTSRIQAWFIKRRAARRRKEISYIGSRNNVAIENLERPAPVVESHQRQANTDTKGQDMMIMATQGIQDPADSVHLDLDQLYYNGDLHGVAEEAGGAKRHGYQQKNSSSSKRKINAVMGNLAQTTLVMPPLRQRNTDAEGQDMVLMSTHMEYGDLDIPNVLTQSMLISLYANKRNTVICVIWRTG from the exons ATGGATATTGTGTCTGCAGCTCGCATCCTGTATTACCGGAATACTAACACACAGCAGCGATATGCAAACAGAAGGACATCTCCAGAAACTCCAGCCGTGCCAAGGTTGTACACTCGAACACTTTTACGGCAACAGGAATTAGAGATCCTAAAACTTGTGTTTGCGGCATGTCATTACCCAGATAAGGTGGTTGTTGAGAGTCTTTCGCAACAACTGAATGTCCCTACGTCTCGTATACAG GCATGGTTTATTAAACGGAGAGCAGCTCGTCGACGCAAGGAAATATCTTACATTGGAAGCAGAAACAACGTGGCCATAGAAAATTTGGAACGACCAGCCCCTGTTGTAGAGTCACACCAGAGACAAGCAAACACCGATACTAAGGGACAAGACATGATGATAATGGCCACTCAAGGAATACAAGACCCCG CTGATAGTGTCCATCTAGACCTTGACCAGCTTTATTACAATGGTGACCTCCACGGGGTCGCGGAAGAGGCCGGAGGTGCTAAACG gCATGGTTATCAACAGAAGAACAGCTCATCTTCGAAAAGAAAAATCAACGCAGTCATGGGAAATTTAGCACAAACAACCCTTGTAATGCCACCCCTGAGACAAAGAAACACAGATGCGGAAGGACAAGATATGGTGCTAATGTCCACTCATATGGAATATGGGGATTTGGACATTCCCAATGTGTTGACGCAGTCCATGTTGATTTCCCTGTATGCTAATAAGAGAAACACCGTTATATGTGTCATATGGCGAACTGGGTAG
- the LOC135475662 gene encoding paired mesoderm homeobox protein 2A-like: MDMLQASRLFYHQNQISARHYFPVVHPLPLRFTPPSDPYNSGARYLFPVSYPVAPFSAPELTPKIHKRIRFTAEQLEILEQKFEENHYPGRMDREYLSQQLCLTEANVRVWFQNRRARFRRKNTRSYHQSTGEYTKKRPASFMMPTSLAQSVQSKCQLDLSGETPSDFACPPVPFSPMFSPGSSPGLSGIFQFPPASELARTSSYCHSVAAFRDKGIDNDRCTAYVTSHSSVADIKSMESR, from the exons ATGGATATGCTACAGGCCTCTCGCCTCTTCTATCATCAGAACCAGATCTCGGCTAGACATTACTTTCCAGTTGTCCATCCTTTACCATTACGGTTCACACCTCCGTCTGATCCTTACAACAGCGGGGCTAGATATCTCTTCCCAGTGTCCTACCCTGTAGCTCCCTTCTCCGCACCCGAGCTGACACCCAAAATCCACAAACGAATCCGATTCACCGCCGAACAGTTGGAGATTCTAGAACAGAAGTTCGAGGAGAACCATTACCCAGGCAGAATGGACCGGGAGTATCTCTCACAACAACTCTGCCTTACCGAGGCCAATGTGCGG gtGTGGTTTCAGAACCGTAGAGCCCGATTTCGAAGAAAGAATACACGCTCTTACCACCAGTCTACCGGAGAATATACCAAGAAACGACCTGCTTCTTTTATGATGCCCACCTCACTGGCACAAAGTGTACAGAGCAAATGTCAGCTTGACCTGAGTGGTGAAACTCCGTCTGATTTCGCATGTCCACCTGTTCCCTTTTCGCCGATGTTTTCACCAGGGTCCAGCCCTGGTTTAAGTGGAATTTTCCAATTTCCCCCTGCGAGTGAGTTGGCCAGAACTTCTAGTTACTGTCATTCTGTTGCGGCCTTCCGAGACAAGGGAATCGATAATGACCGATGTACAGCCTATGTTACTTCCCATTCTTCTGTAGCTGACATCAAGTCGATGGAGTCAAGATAG
- the LOC135475665 gene encoding retina and anterior neural fold homeobox protein 2-like: MDMPQAAPLSYYQCEISARHRLPVVHPLPLRFIPQPNPYIIGATHFFPFSYPLRTVSGPHVEPKSHTRVRFTAEQLEILEQQFEENHYPGRVDREYLSQQLCLTEANVRVWFQNRRARLRRSNKCSDLRVTGQNIKKQSSPLVMPTPLTQSPERKCQLDLNVVSPSHLARPPVPFSPLFSPGCSPSFSRMFKFPPTSDLDRTSAHCYSAAAFPDKGIDDGRCTTYASSHSVSDMKTMESR; encoded by the exons ATGGATATGCCACAGGCCGCTCCCCTCTCTTACTACCAGTGCGAGATCTCGGCCAGACATCGCCTTCCAGTTGTCCATCCTTTACCATTACGGTTCATACCTCAGCCTAATCCTTACATAATTGGCGCAACACATTTCTTCCCATTCTCCTACCCATTACGAACTGTATCTGGACCTCATGTGGAACCTAAGTCCCACACTCGAGTGCGATTCACCGCCGAACAGTTGGAGATTCTAGAACAGCAGTTCGAGGAGAACCATTACCCAGGTAGAGTGGACCGGGAGTATCTCTCACAACAACTCTGCCTTACCGAGGCCAATGTCCGG GTGTGGTTTCAGAACCGGAGAGCCCGTCTTCGACGAAGTAATAAATGTTCTGACCTTCGGGTTACCGGACAAAACATCAAGAAACAATCTTCTCCTTTGGTGATGCCCACCCCACTGACACAAAGTCCTGAGCGCAAATGCCAGCTTGACCTGAATGTCGTAAGTCCATCTCATTTAGCACGTCCACCTGTTCCCTTTTCCCCGTTGTTTTCACCCGGATGCAGTCCTAGTTTTAGTCGAATGTTCAAATTCCCCCCGACATCTGATTTGGATAGAACTTCTGCTCACTGCTATTCTGCTGCGGCTTTCCCAGACAAAGGAATCGATGATGGCCGATGTACAACCTACGCCTCTTCCCATTCTGTGTCTGACATGAAGACCATGGAGTCAAGATAG